Within the Medicago truncatula cultivar Jemalong A17 chromosome 4, MtrunA17r5.0-ANR, whole genome shotgun sequence genome, the region TTTAATTGCATGTATAGATGCTCAGGATATTTTCATCGATGTTATTAAAACTGTTACTTATTTCACTGTTTGTAAAGGGAGGAATATAACTTTTTGTGAATTCTCCTCTTAATATTGAGGTTTGAAACTGAGATTTATCATTGTTGTACTTTCTTTGACGTCAAAGGCTATTCCCGTTTATAATTtgaacaaacttgatgtgttaTACAATGCATTTCCCCACAAGACCctctttttggtgttttttgCTATGTGTGAGACAATTGCCAAAAGTCATAAAGATTACTCTTTTTTTATGTCTTCATAGTTCATATCTGCTCACAAAGGGATGTAATTTCGCCGCTTAGCTATTTTATACACAAAATCCATTTTTGTCTAGATAACATATTTGTGATATTGTATGAACATTCTCAATACTTTCTGTCATATTCACAGGAATGAAAGTTTATGTGACTGATGAGAAGGAGTTGATTATGGAGCCTTCTATAAAATGGGCTGGAAATCCCAATGTCACCATTGCTGTTAAGGCATTTGGGTTGAAAGCAACCGTTCAGGTAACAACTTTGTTGTGTGTCGGCTAGTAGagaatgaatgatttttttttttttactgtctTTTTATGCTAAAATATATGTGGTTTCCAGGTTGTGGATTTGCAAGTTTTTCTTTTGCCTCGCATTACATTGAAGCCTTTGGTTCCAAGCTTTCCTTGCTTTGCCAACATCTATGTCGCTCTCATGGAAAAGGTTGGTGATTGTTGACTGTTTTACCCCCCTACACACATACACAAAAAAGCTTACTTTGCTTGCCCACTTGAATTAGTAGCACAAGACAAAATAAGTACATTAGTTGATAATGTTATGATGATGGTTGGCATCTGTATCGTATCCATGTTTTGAGCATATCTCGACAACAAAGGAATATTTTCTAGTTGGAATTAATGTTGATAGAAACCACTTATTGGATGATAGAAAATTTCAGTCTTGAATCTTATAGACGAAGGAGTTGGAATAGGCCTTTCATTCTGACATCTCTATATACAGATACACAATACAGGgccttattataaaaattgctTAATTTCATCATATACTTCTGCCTTCTTTTGCTGCACAAATATTTGAAATGCTATTTTGTTCCCACGAGGTCTTGAAATTTATAAGGATGTAGTTTATATATTCGTAGTTGTTTTTACCTTTTAGTTTATCTGGAAATCATGTCCCTTATTTGACCGGCGGCATACCCTAAGGGACATAGATTTCTCCTTGCACTAAAAATACTCATCAGAGTCAttgttgtttgaaaaataaagttGACTTCCACAATCTGTTGGGAAACCAAAGGGCTATTGTAGTGATGATCAATGACCAATGTTTGAGCTGTTGTGGACAACATGATCACATGTAAATAGCTTTTGATTTCCTTTCTTATTAATAGTTTAACAACCTAATATATAAGGCCCCATTCACTTTGtgaaaacattttctatttcattttctaaaatttgttttaactttACTGGCCAACAAAGAGATAATATAAATGACTCTTGAAGTGAACCATTGTGTGTATTTTTGGAAATGAAAATGTAAAgaaattgttttcattatttccaGAAATGCATCATCTCTAGCTATCTTTTCATCTTCTCTCCATCACATTGGTTCACTTCAAGAGCCTCACATCTTATGAGCAAGTTAAAATGAACACTATAAGTCCtaattttgttgcttttttgttttgggTATGAGCTACTTTTGTATGTAATGATGTAAATGATCTGTGTTTGCAGACTTAGTTCAGTTGATGTTTATGATGATGATATCTGTAgttactatatttattttataatgataACTTTGATGATGCTGGAGCAGCTGGTCTTCTGCACTTTTCTCCCTTCTTATAATTTGctacttaattttattttgaatgtgtAATAAAGGCAATGCAACTAATATTTACTCTCtgcttctttgtttttgttgtacATTTATGTGCAGCCACATGTTGACTTTGGGCTAAAGCTTTTAGGGGCTGATCTTATGTCTATTCCTGGTGTCTACAGGATTGTTCAGGTACAGTACTTGTGACTTTTGAGCTGTTTGTTTGATCCCCATCCTATCCTAATGTTTGAGGCCTTGAGTTGCATACATTCATCTTCCACTCTTTAAGCCGGAGTGGTAACTGGCCTGCATCACAGACAATCTCCCATCCTTGAAATGAACCATTGTTTGCTCAAGCGGATCTTATTTTGAAATGTGATATTTTCAGCAGACCATTGATTTTCGTAGGCAATATTTCTGAGCAAAACATCACTCTTGCAGAAGAACAGGAAAATTATAATGGAATAATTTTTTGCGTCAAACTTGAGTTGCTAAATACGCTATTCACTTGAGTTGCTATATGCATGTGTCAGATAGAAATTAAATTGCCAAAGAAATAGAACCCAATGCATTCTTGATTGAATCGACATGTATAATATTATTGCAAACATGAAGAAATGAGAAATGTAGAGTTCTGAGATTGGATAGTTTTTGGGATTGTCACATGTTACTTGATAGTTCATTGAAGGTATAGTTGTATGTGGGCCAGTGGTGCAGTTGGATGTTGTGGTTTTTTTAGCCAGAAGCCATTCTTTTAGTTTGAGCTGGATGTTTTATCCTCTGGTAGAGTTAGAATCTCAAATTTGTGCATTTGCTGGATtagttataaaaataacatttgacATTGATGCATCTGATGATTTGAAAGATTTTGATGGCTATTTTCAATATTTCATTCtctcatacatttttttttttttgaggttttATTATTACAGAATAAAGCGAAAACAGAAAATTGATGGTAATATTATGTAGCATATATAACCTTTTAACATAATTACTCTTCATAACATATATCCACGTCTTGTCAACGTACTTGGATAGTATTGGTTTTATTTAGGATTTATGACCATTAAACTAATTTAAAGTGTGTTTCCAGGAGCTTATCAAAGATCAGGTTGCAAACATGTATCTGTGGCCCAAAAACCTGGAAGTTCAAATATTAGATATGGCAAAgtatgtttctttatttttctaaattaatattcaGGATATAATGGTATGGTTAACTTTTAACtcatttatgtatttttcttccttttcttgtgAATGTTATTGGGAATCTTAGAGCTATGAGGAGGCCCGTTGGAATTTTACATGTAAAGGTTCTGCATGCTATGAAGTTAAAGAAGAAAGATCTTCTGGGTGCATCTGATCCTTACGTGAAACTAAAGCTTACTGACGATAAGATGCCATCAAAAAAGACTACTGTAAAGCACAAGAACTTAAATCCTGAATGGAATGAAGAATTTAATTTGGTAGTCAAAGACCCGGAGACCCAGGTTTTACAGCTCAATGTTTACGACTGGGAGCAGGCAAACCTCTTGAGCTGAAAGTTTTATCTTTATAGTTTCTTGTGATATCTGGTTGGACTGAATGTTGTTTATGCCTTTGCTTAGGTTGGGAAGCATGACAAGATGGGTATGAATGTGATCACTTTAAAAGAAGTTTCCCCTGAAGAACCTAAACGTTTTACTCTGGACCTTCTAAAAACTATGGATCCCAATGATGCTCAAAATGAGAAATCGCGAGGACAGATTGTTGTGGAAGTGACTTATAAACCCTTAAATGAAGAGGAGATGGGCAAGGGCTTTGATGAGACACAGACAATTCCTAAAGCTCCCGAAGGCACTCCAGCTGGTGGAGGTCAACTTGTAGTTATAGTCCATGAAGCTCAAGATGTTGAGGGGAAGCATCACACTAATCCACAAGCACGTCTTATTTTCAGAGGGGAAGAGAAAAAGACTAAGGTACAGGATCCTAAGAATTACTTGCATtctatctttcatttttctttgtttagaaTAAATAAAGTAGCAGACTCCCCGACCTTTTCCCTAAAATATAGGGGAAAACCGGAAAACCTCTTTACGATCCGGGGTTTAATGTACCTCATTAGTTTCTGGAATTCTTTCAACTCAACTAATCCCCCCGCAGGCTGTCACTTATATATGCTTCTTAGGAGAGTGGTTATGGATATAGGCTCTAGCTTGGTAAATCTCTTATGGAGCACAGTATCCCCTGAAAGCTTTTAATCAAGTGAGTTGGATGAAATGGAGGAGTGTTGTATTTATGCTAGAAAAATGTTACTCAAGCTCAAGGGAATTTTTTTACCGGCTATATGACTTGCAACGCTGTATGGAATAAAATGTTTGGTCTAACTATAAATAAGCTCAGTGCTGTAGAAATGAGTATATTTACGAATGAGTGAACACGCTAGACAAAATAGGATTATGGATGCATTAAATATAATCAAGGTAGCACTATTTTGGAAAAGATAGTAGTATCTCACGTTAGATGATTTAGGCATGTGTGGAGAATAGCCGCAGAAGCTTTAATAAGGAGAATAAATTGGATTGAGAGTAGTCCATTTTGAGATTGACTTCGAAAACTATAAG harbors:
- the LOC11442815 gene encoding synaptotagmin-1; translated protein: MGFFSTIFGFFGFGVGISIGLVVGYFLFIYFQPTDVEDPKITPIVDQDDETLQKMLPEIPNWIKNPDFDRVDWLNKFIELMWPYLDKAICKTAKNIAKPIIEEQIPKYKIDSVEFQTLTLGTLPPTFQGMKVYVTDEKELIMEPSIKWAGNPNVTIAVKAFGLKATVQVVDLQVFLLPRITLKPLVPSFPCFANIYVALMEKPHVDFGLKLLGADLMSIPGVYRIVQELIKDQVANMYLWPKNLEVQILDMAKAMRRPVGILHVKVLHAMKLKKKDLLGASDPYVKLKLTDDKMPSKKTTVKHKNLNPEWNEEFNLVVKDPETQVLQLNVYDWEQVGKHDKMGMNVITLKEVSPEEPKRFTLDLLKTMDPNDAQNEKSRGQIVVEVTYKPLNEEEMGKGFDETQTIPKAPEGTPAGGGQLVVIVHEAQDVEGKHHTNPQARLIFRGEEKKTKRIKKNRDPRWEDEFQFIAEEPPTNDKLHVEVVSSSSRTLLHQKESLGYVDINLGDVVSNKRINEKYHLIDSKNGRIQVELQWRTA